GCTTTGGAGGACCTAAACAATCTCAAAATGCAGGCAGAGGAAGCAGAAAGGCGAATGAAGCAAGCCGAGGTTGAGAAGGAACGGCAGATCAAGGTGGCCCACGAGGCAGCGCAGAAAAGCGCCGCTGTCGAGCTCCAGAACAAGCGCATGTCCTTCGTTGCAAAGACTTCAAAGCTGGAAGAGTCTCTCAAGCAAGAGCATGGCACTGTTATTCAACTCAAAGAAGAGGCAGAACGTCTCAAGAGGCTACAAGAGGAGGCTGACAAGGCCAGAGAGGAAGCTGAGAAGGAGCTGGAAAAGTGGAGGCAGAAGGCCAATGAGGCTCTCCGACTCAGACTCCAGGCAGAAGAGGAGGCACATAAGAAGACTGTTGCCCAGGAGGAGGCTGAAAAACAGAAGGACGACGCCGAACGAGAGGCTAAGAAGAGGACCAAAGCAGAGGAGTCTGCTCTGAAACAGAAGGACATGGCTGAGCAGGAGCTCGAGAGGCAGAGGAAACTGGCTGACACCACGGCACAGCAGAAATTCACTGCAGAGCAAGAGCTTATTCGTTTAAGGGCTGACTTCGACCACGCAGACCAACAGCGATCTCTACTTGACGACGAACTCTACCGTCTCAAAAACGAGGTCAGTGCTGCGGAGCAGCAAAGGAAACACCTTGAAGATGAACTTGctaaagtgaaaagtgaaatgGATATCCTTCTGAAACTGAAGACCAAGGCTGATAAAGAGAGCATGTCCAACACAGAAAAGAGTAAACAGCTGCTTGTGGCAGAGGCTGCAAAAATGCGAGACCTTGCTGAGGAAGCATCCAAGCTTCGTGCCATTGTTGAGGAGgcaaagagacagaggcagattgCTGAGGATGAAGCCGCCCGACAAAGagcagaggctgagagaatcCTGAAAGAGAAACTTGCAGCAATTAATGAGGCGACTCGCCTCAAAACTGAAGCTGAGATTGCCCTTAAAGAAAAGGAAGCGGAGAATGAACGCCTCAGGAGGAAAGCTGAAGATGAAGCTTACCAGAGGAAAGCTCTTGAAGATCAGGCCAGCCAGCACAAACAAGACATTGAAGAAAAGATAGTCCTACTTAAGAAGTCCTCTGAAGCTGAactggagagacagaaaacCATTGTTGATGATACTCACAAACAAAGACGAATTGTGGAGGAGGAGATTCGCATCCTCAAGCTTAACTTTGAGAAAGCCTCATCTGGAAAGCTTGATTTGGAGCTGGAACTAAACAAACTCAAGAACATCGCAGACGAAACTCAGCAAACCAAAATCCAGGctgagaaagaggcagagaagatGAGGAAGCTTGCATTAGAGGAGGAAAAACGAAGGAGAGAAGCAGAAGATAAAGTTAAGAAAATTGCTGCTGCAGAACAAGAGGCAGCTCGTCAACGCCAGGCAGCCCAGGAAGAAGTTGAACGCCTCAAAAAGAAAGCTACTGAGGCCAATATACAAAAAGAGGAGGCAGACAAAGAGGCAGAACGGCAAATCCTTTCAGCTAAAGAAGCAGCACAGAAATGCAGTGCAGCAGAACAGCAAGTGCAAAGCATCCTTGTCCAGCAAAAAGAGGACAGCCTTGTTCAGAAGAAGCTGAGACAAGAATTTGAGAAGGCTAAAAAGGTAGCAAAAGAAGCAGAAAAAGCTAAAGAGAAAGCTGAGAAAGAGGCTGCTCTCCTTCGTCAACAAGCTGAGGAAGCTGAACGCCAGAAGCAAGCAGCAGAGGTGGAAGCTGCCAACCAAGGCAAAGCTCAAGAGGATgctgagagactgagaaaggCGGCAGAGTTGGAGGCTGCAAAGAGAGCccaagcagaggcagcagcgaTCAAACAGAAGCAACATGCCGATGCTGAGATGGCCAAACACAAGAAACTGGCAGAGAAAACCATAAAACAAAAATCTCAAGTTGAGCAAGAACTTGCCAAGGTCAAACTGCAGCTTGATGAGACAGATAACCAGAAGTCTCTTCTGGATGATGAGCTCCAACGCCTTAAGGATGAGGTCGGTGAGGCTTCTAAGCAGAAGGCTCAAGTAGAAGAAGAGCTGTTCAAAGTCAAAGTTCAGATGGAGGAACTGATGAAATTGAAGCAGAGAATTGTGGAGGAGAACCAGCGCCTTAtcaaaaaagacaaagataaCTCACAGAAGTTTCTTGCTGAAGAGGCCGAGAACATGAAGAAGCTGGCTGAGGAAGCTGCCAGGCTTAGTGTCGAGGCTCAGGAGGCCGCTCGCATGAGAGAAATTGCAGAGGATGATCTTGCTCAACAACGGACCCTCGCAGAAAAGGTCCTTAAAGAAAAGAAGCAAGCCATCCAGGAGGCCTCTAAACTTAGAGCTGAGGCAGAAATGCTCCAGAGACAGAAGCAACAAGCTCAGGAACAGGCTCAGAAGCTGCTAGAGGACAAGCAGCAAATGCAGCAACGTCTGGATGACGAGATGGAAGGCTTTCAGAAATCCTTGGAAACTGAGCGCCAGAGGCAGTTGCAGATAACAGCTGAGGCAGAGAAACTCAAACTGCAGGTGTCTCAGCTCAGCGATGCTCAGGCCAAAGCTGAGGCAGATGCCAAAAAGTTCAAGAAACAGGCCGACGAGATCAGTGCCCGTCTGCACGAGACAGAGCTTGCGACCAAAGAGAAGATGACTGTTGTGCAGACGCTCGAAGTGCAGAGGCTGAGCAGTAACAAAGAGGCCGATGAGCTGcgcaaagccatcactgacctcGAGAAAGAGAAGTCTAGACTGAAAAGAGATGCAGAGGACTTACAAAATAAGTCCAAAGAGGTATTGTGTTCAAAGATGGCATATAAGCGCAGCTTATGTCATTGTTAACCCCTTCCTGTAACGCTTTCTCAGTTTGAAAATACTTCCTTTAACAAAATACTCTCCCTTTTCCTTACACTAAGAATGAATAATGTGATGAATTATGATATTCTGAATCAATCTTTGAATGCCACTATACATAttatttcaattacattttaagtATGCTCTCTGAAGACGTGGAATGTTCGCATAGCATGTGTTAAAATACCATATATCTTCTTGTTTTGAGTGATTTACTTTGTGAAGAACAACAATATCATGTCActcattttattctttttctcCCTACTCCAGGTTGCGAACGCGCAACAGGAACAGATGAAGCAGGAGAAGACACTCCTTCAGCAGTCCTTCATTGCTGAGAAAGAAGAACTACTAAAAAAAGAGAAGCTCATTGAAGATGAGAAGAAGAAGCTAGAGAGCCAGTTTGAAGAGGAGGTCCGAAAGGGAAAGGCTCTCAAAGATGAGCAGGAACAGCAGAGGaagcagatggaggaggagaagaagaaactCAAGGCCACCATGGATGCTGCCCTCAAGAAACAACAGGAAGCAGAGCAGGACATGCTGAATAAGCAGAAAGAGATGCAGGATCTAGCCAAGAAAAAGCTGGACCAGGAGAAATTGCTTGAAGATGAAAACAAGAAGCTCCGTGAGAAGTTGCAACATCTTGAAGAGATTCAGCAGCAAGCATCTCTTACCCGTGAGATCCAGATTCAAACAGATGAGGTCCCTGAAGGTGAACTGGTTCACATGACCATGGTAGAGACAACAAGGAAAGTCCTCAATGGTCAAAGCACAGGTGATGAAGTTGACAGCAGAAATGGGGAGTCTCCTTTGTCATTTGATGGCATTCGTGAGAAGGTACCTGCAAGTAGACTCTTTGATGTTGGACTTCTGACCAAGAAAGAGTTTGATAAATTGAAGAAGGGCAAAACCACCGTGCAGGACCTCAGCCAAACAGACAAACTTAAGACAATTCTCAAGGGAAATAACTGCATTGCTGGCCTCCTAGTGCATCCAAACCAGAAGATGTCCATCTATCAAGCcatgaaagaaatgaaaattTCACAAAGCACTGGCTTAATTCTACTGGAAGCACAAGCAGCATCAGGCTTCGTAGTTGACCCCATCAAGAACAAGAAGCTTACAGTCAatgaagcagtgaaagagggactCGTAGGACCAGAACTGCACAACAAATTGCTCTCTGCTGAAAGAGCGGTCAGTGGTTACAAAGATCCTTACACAGGCGGAAAGATTTCAACCTTTGCGGCCATGAAGAAGGGTCTTATTGTGGAGAGTGAGGCCATCAGACTACTTGATGCTCAGATGGCCACAGGTGGAATCATCGATCCAGTCAACAGTCACCGTGTGCCAATTGAAACTGCCCTCAAACAGGGTTATCTGGACGCAGACATGAAGAAAATCCTGGAGAAACCCACAGATGACACCAAAGGATTCTTTGACCCAAATACCCAGGAAAACCTCACCTACAAACAGCTGATGGAAAGATGTACTACAGATCCTGAAACAGGGTTGATGATCCTGCCCATCTCAGAGAATGCTGCTCTCAGTGCAAGAACATATACTGATGAAGAAGCAAAGGATGTcttcaacaaaacaaatatcTCTGTACCTTTTGGAAAATTCAAGGGAAAAACTATTACAATCTGGGAAATCATCAACTCTGAGTACTTCACAGATGACCAGAGAAAGGATCTCATCCGCCAGTACAAGACAGGGAAAATCACAATTGAGAAAATTATCAAGATTGTCATAACTGTtgctgaggagaaagagaaaaagaatgaaattGCTTTTGATGGTTTGAGAGCACCTGTGCCTGCCACTGAGCTCTTGGAATCCAAAATCATTGACAAAGACCTGTTCAACAAACTACACAAAGGCAATAAAACAGTCAAGGAAGTGTCTGAGATGGACCATGTTCACAAGTCTTTGAAAGGCACCAACTGCATTGCTGGTGTAGTTATCGACTCAACTAAAGAAACACTGTCCTTCTATCAAGCCTTGAAGCGGGAGGTGGTGAGACCCACTCATGCTTTAAATATGCTGGAAGCACAGGCTGCAACTGGGTTCATGGTTGACCCTGTCAATAATCAGAAGCACACAGTTGATGAGGCTGTTAAGGCAGGTTTAGTTGGTCCTGAACTTCATGAAAAACTGTTGTCTGCTGAAAGAGCTGTCACTGGCTACAAGGATCCTTACACTGGCAAGACTGTGTCTTTGTTTGAGGCAATGAAAAAGGACCTCATCAATAAAGATCAGGGAATCCGACTTCTTGATGCACAGATGACGACAGGTGGTATTATTGACCCAGTGAAAAGTCATCGCATTCCCCATGATGTGGCCTGCAAACGGGGATACTTTGATGATCAGACAAACAAGCTGCTAAACAATCCAACAGATGACATCAAGGGTTTCTATGACCCCAACACTCAAGAAAATGTCACATATCTGCAACTCCAAAAGCGGTGTGTCACAGACAAAAAGACGGGCCTTCAGCTTCTGCCCCTCTCTGATCAAGCTATCAACTCAAAAGAGgagcacaaatacacagaggcacagaccaAAGATGCCATGAATCAGGCAACAATGGAGGTAGAAAGTGGACCCTTCAAAGGCAAAAAGGTCACTATCTGGCAGATGCTAAATTCTGAATACCTTACTGACGAGCAAAGACAAGATCTGATTAGACAGTACAGAACAGGCAAATTCACAATTGAAAAAATCATAAAGATTGTGATCACAGTCATTAATGAAAAAGAAGCAATGAAACAGGAGAAAGGCAACTTTAAAGGACTCAGAACTATGGTACCAGGCAAGTCACTGCTCGACTCTAAGATCATTGACAAAGCAACGTTTGATGCAGTTCAGCAAGGCAAGAAGACAGCAGCAGAAGTTAGCAAAGATAAATCTGTCAATAAATACCTACAAGGTTCAGACAGCATTGCTGGTATCTACAATGACCAGACTAAAGAGAAGCTCAGTATATACCAAGCCATGAAGAAAACGCTCCTCAGACAGACCACGGGTGTGGCACTGCTTGAAGCTCAGGCAGCCACGGGATTCATTGTAGACCCACTGAAAAATCAGTTCTTGACTGTGGATGAAGCTGTGAAATCAGGCCTTGTCGGTCCCGAACTTCATGAGAAACTGCTCTCTGCTGAAAAAGCAGTCACAGGCTACAAAGACCCATACACTGGAAACAAAATTGCCCTCTTTCAAGCCATGCAGAAAGAACTAATTCCAAAGGACCAAGCAATGCCCCTCCTTGAGGCACAGATGGTCACTGGTGGAATCATTGATCCAGTAAACAGCCACCGTCTTCCAAATGATGTGGCCATCCAGCGTGGATTCTACAGTAAAGAAATGGCCAACACTCTCTCTGAACCTACAGATGACAACAAGAGGTTCTCTGACCCCACTTCAGATATGAATGTGTCATACAAGCAGCTGAAAGATAAATGCATGAGTGACCCAGACACAGGACTTTGCCTGCTGACTCTCTCCAAGCCACAATCACCAACAATAGTTGAAAAGACTTACCTGTACACCGAGGAACAGACCCAGCATGACCTATCTGGCACCCAGGTTGATATTCCAATTGAAGGCTTTGGTGACAAGCCCATGTCCCTTTGGGATATCATGAGCTCAAATCTGATCCCAGAATCAGAAAGGGCTAAACTCATGGAAGAATACCGGGCTGGCCAAATAACAAAGGAACGCATGATAATCATCATCATCGAGATCATGGAACAGAGAGAAATCATCCGAGGGGAGAACGTCAAAACATGCAATACAATTAGACGAAGAATTACTATTGAAGAGCTCTACAGTGCTCGCGTCATTGACCAAGAAACCTACAACCTGCTGAAACAAGAGAAGAAGACCATCCGTGAGATCATGGAGATGCAGAGTgtgaaaaaatatttgtatggcACAGGCAGTGTTGCTGGTGTCATGTCAGACTCTAACAACAAGATCGGCATTTACCAGGCAATGAAGAGGGGCCTCATGAAGTCTGAAGTAGCTATGACTCTCTTGGAGGCTCAGGCTGCAACTGGATTCATGGTTGATCCTGTCAAAAATGAAATGCTCACAGTTGATGAGGCTGTCCGTAAAGGTGTAGTTGGCCCAGAGATCCACGACAGACTTCTCTCTGCTGAAAGGGCAGTAACTGGTTACAGAGACCCATACAGTGGCaagatcatctctctcttccaagcAGTGAAAAAGAACCTTGTCACTGAGGAATATGCTCTAAAGCTTCTTGAAGCTCAAACAGCCACAGGTGGTATTATGGACCCTGAGTTCAACTTCCACCTTCCTTCAGATGTTGCCACAGGCCGTGGTTACATTAACAGGGAGACAATGGAGAGGCTGTCTGATGAGGTGAAGGGATATGTGGACCCCCTTACAGAAGAAGAGATTTCCTATGCAAATCTGCTCAAGAGATGTAAGGTTGATCCTGAAACTGGCCTGCGTTTCCTCTCACTTGCCGACAGAAGGCTGATGTTCAAGGGTCTTAGAAAGCAGATCACCATGGAGGAGCTGTTCCGCTCACAGATCATTGACCAGAAGACCCTCACAGAACTGAATGAAGGTCTGGTGAGTGTAGAGGAAATCAGCAGTAGACTCCAAAAATATATTGAAGGCGAAAGTTGTATTGCTGGAGTGTATGTGGAGACCAACAGAGAGCGTCTCTCCATCTACCAAGCCATGAAGAAGAATATGATCAGACCAGGGACAGCTTTTGAGCTGCTTGAGGCCCAAGCCGCAACAGGCTATGTTATTGACCCAATCAAGAACCTTAAACTGACAGTCAATGAATCTGTGAGGATGGGCATTGTGGGTCCAGAATTTAAAGACAAGCTTCTCTCTGCAGAACGGGCCGTGACAGGCTACAAAGATCCTTACTCAGGCaagaccatctctctcttccaggcCATGAAGAAAGGTCTCATTCTAAAAGATCATGGCATCCGTCTCCTTGAAGCCCAGATTGCCACAGGAGGAATCATTGATCCAGAGGAGAGTCATCGCTTGCCAGTAGAGGTGGCTTACAAACGTGGCTTCTTTGATGAGGAAATGAATGAGATCCTCACTGACCCATCTGATGACACCAAGGGATTCTTTGATCCCAACACTGAAGAGAATTTAACTTACCTAGGGTTGATGGAGAGATGCATTACAGATCCAGACACTGGCCTTGTGCTCTTGCTGCTGAAAGAGAAGAAACGAGAAAGAAAGGCATCCTCAAAGTCCTCCGTGCGCAAACGCAGAGTGGTCATTGTGGACCCAGAGTCTGGCAAAGAGATGTCAGTGTACGAAGCGTACCGTAAAGAGCTCATTGACCATCAGACCTACCTGGAATTGTCAGAGCAGGAATGTGAGTGGGAAGAGGTTACCATCACTTCATCTGATGGCTCTGTGAAGTCTATCATCATTGACAGGAGATCAGGCCGGCAATATGACATTGATGACGCCCTTGCCCGAGCTCTCATTGACCAGTCCTCTCTGGATCAGTACCGCTCCGGAAACTTGGCCATCACTGAATTTGCTGACATGCTATCTGGAAATATGGGTGGCTTCCGTTCCCGATCCTCCTCCATCGGATCGACCTCCTCCACCTCAATCAGAACCCCTGCCACCATATGGAATGATCCAACAGAGGTCACTGGCCCAGTGGCTGGAATTCTGGACACTGACACCTTAGAGAAAGTCTCAATCACTGAGGCTATGCACAGGAATCTGGTTGACAACATCACTGGCCAGAGACTGCTGGAGGCACAGGCTTGCACTGGAGGCATAATTGATCCTGCAACAGGGGAGAAATTCTCTGTCGCTGATGCAACTGAGAAGGATCTTGTTGATAAGATAATGGTTGACAGATTAAACCTGGCTCAGAAAGCCTTCAATGGCTTTGAGGACCCCAGAACTAAAGTGAGGATGTCTGCCTCCCAAGCCCTCAAGAAAGGTTGGCTGTATTATGAAGCTGGTCAGCGATTTCTGGAAGTGCAATACCTCACTGGTGGTCTCATAGAACCAGATGTTGAGGGAAGAGTTTCTTTAGAGGAGGCCATCAGAAAGAGTACCATTGATGCTCGCACTGCCCAAAAGCTAAGAGATGTAAGTGCCTACTCTAAATACCTGACCTGCCCAAAAACCAAACTCAAGATTTCTTATAAAGATGCCATGGACAGAAGTATGGTTGAGGAAGGATCTGGCTTGCGACTTCTGGAAGCTTCATCCCAGTCTAGCAAAGGCCTGTACAGTCCTTACAACGTAAGTGGCTCTGGGTCTGCCTCCGGCTCTCGCTCTGGCTCAAGGACAGGGTCAAGATCTGGCTCAAGAAGGAGCAGCTTTGATGCCACTGGTTCTAGCTTTAGCATGAatttctcctcatcctcattgACATCCACCAGCTACGGCCGAAGATACAATGCAGGACCTGACAGTGGCATCAACATGGATGAACTAGCCCAGGCCATTACAGCACTGTCTATGATCAGGCCCACCATTCAAGGCTGCAGTTCAGAGGAGCTTAGCTCTTTCACAACATTTCTACCCCTTCACACCTCAGTGGCTTAAAAATGATATTCAAAAGGAGGACAACAAAGACATATTTATTCAGCTTTGCATGTGGTTGCTTTAGGAAATTGCATTCCGAAAACtaccatttttttctttttggattATTAAGCTCCAACTCTACATAGTATGGATGCTTAAAACTATGCATACCTGTCCGGCCTTAAGTGgttattattttgtatctatttttttcCTGCAGTTTCATATAATATTCAATAGGGTAGTATTTTAAAATAACATG
The DNA window shown above is from Clupea harengus chromosome 11, Ch_v2.0.2, whole genome shotgun sequence and carries:
- the LOC105905367 gene encoding plectin-like isoform X13, with product MAMYEPACLPPNADEQDFVQAYENVREKYKDERDRVQKKTFTKWVNKHLMKHWKAEAQRHVSDLYEDLRDGHNLISLLEVLSGETLSREKDVVRNLRLPREKGRMRFHKLQNVQIALDFLRHRQVKLVNIRNDDIADGNPKLTLGLIWTIILHFQVSCSISDIQINGQSDDMSAKEKLLLWSQRMVEGYPGLRCDNFTTSWRDGKLFNAVIHKHEPRYIDMTKVFRQNNIENLEQAFNIAEKDLGVTRLLDPEDVDVPHPDEKSIITYVSSLYDAMPRVPDAQDGIKANELELRWQEYYELITILLQWMRHHIHYFEERKFPASYEEVEILWRQFLKFKETELPAKESDKNRSKHIYQSFEGAVQAGQIKVPPGYHPIDVEKEWGRLHVSILEREKLLRIEFERLERLQRIVGKVQMESGVCEEQLNQLESLLQSDIRLLSAGKSALHAAEVERDLDKADGMIRLLFNDVQILKDGRHLQAEQMYRRVYRLHERLVNLRSDYNLRLRSGAQATMVSQQSTMVSQQSSMVSQQRSTMKGRPELDEVTLRYTQDLLAWVEENQRRIDGGEWGSDLPTVESQLGSHRGLHQTVEDFRTKIERARADESQLSPISKGTYREYLGKLDLQYAKLLNSSKSRLRNLDQLHAYVTAATKELMWLNDKEEEEVNFDWSDRNSNMAAKKENYSGLMRDLEGRERKVNEIQATGDKLIKEGHPGKATVEAFTAALQTQWSWILQLCCCIEAHLKENTAHYQFFADVKETEETLKKRQETMKKKYTCDRSTTATRLEDLLQDAVEEKEQLNELKSQIASLSKRAKTIIQLKPRNPTIPIKGKFPIQAVCDFKQMEITVHKGDECALLNNSQPFKWKVLNRSGDEAVVPSVCFLVPPVNKEAVDSVSNLDSSLQQMTIHWQSLHINMRSLLAWQYLMKDITLIRSWNVVMFKSMRTEEYRLTLRNLEMHYQDFLRDSQDSQLFGADDRMQIEADYKKTSQHYENLLRTCEQGTVAKAKGEKDESVSKTYITQVKDLRLQIEDVESRTIARMRQPVDKDPLKDCFRKTAEQTKDHTKLQGIKKNLDVVAGKAEEVLAAPEQASSPVLRSELDITLQKMDQVYSLSTIYLEKLKTVDVVVRNTQGAEDVLKKYEDRLRDVHKVPTDVKEVEIYRTELKVMRKNAEGEQPVFDGLEGGLGKAASVSERMSRVHSERDAELEHYRQLHTSLQDRWQAVYAQIDLRLRELEQLGRQLGYYRESYDWLICWIADAKQRQEKIQAVPITDSKTLKEQLAQEKKLLEEIEKNKEKVDECQKYAKAYIDTIKDYELQLIAYKAQVEPLTSPLKKTKMDSASDNIIQEYVTLRTRYSELMTLTSQYIKFITDTQRRLEEEEKTTEKLKEEDRKKMAEMQAELDKQKQLAEGHAKAVAKAEKEAKELKLMMQEEVSKREVVALDAEKQKHNIQQELHELKNLSEQQIKSKSHQVEEALQSRTKIEEEIRIIRIQLETTVKQKGTAETELQQLRDKAAEAERLRKAAQEEAEKLRKQVSDETQKKRKAEEELKLKAEAEKEAAKLKQRALEDLNNLKMQAEEAERRMKQAEVEKERQIKVAHEAAQKSAAVELQNKRMSFVAKTSKLEESLKQEHGTVIQLKEEAERLKRLQEEADKAREEAEKELEKWRQKANEALRLRLQAEEEAHKKTVAQEEAEKQKDDAEREAKKRTKAEESALKQKDMAEQELERQRKLADTTAQQKFTAEQELIRLRADFDHADQQRSLLDDELYRLKNEVSAAEQQRKHLEDELAKVKSEMDILLKLKTKADKESMSNTEKSKQLLVAEAAKMRDLAEEASKLRAIVEEAKRQRQIAEDEAARQRAEAERILKEKLAAINEATRLKTEAEIALKEKEAENERLRRKAEDEAYQRKALEDQASQHKQDIEEKIVLLKKSSEAELERQKTIVDDTHKQRRIVEEEIRILKLNFEKASSGKLDLELELNKLKNIADETQQTKIQAEKEAEKMRKLALEEEKRRREAEDKVKKIAAAEQEAARQRQAAQEEVERLKKKATEANIQKEEADKEAERQILSAKEAAQKCSAAEQQVQSILVQQKEDSLVQKKLRQEFEKAKKVAKEAEKAKEKAEKEAALLRQQAEEAERQKQAAEVEAANQGKAQEDAERLRKAAELEAAKRAQAEAAAIKQKQHADAEMAKHKKLAEKTIKQKSQVEQELAKVKLQLDETDNQKSLLDDELQRLKDEVGEASKQKAQVEEELFKVKVQMEELMKLKQRIVEENQRLIKKDKDNSQKFLAEEAENMKKLAEEAARLSVEAQEAARMREIAEDDLAQQRTLAEKVLKEKKQAIQEASKLRAEAEMLQRQKQQAQEQAQKLLEDKQQMQQRLDDEMEGFQKSLETERQRQLQITAEAEKLKLQVSQLSDAQAKAEADAKKFKKQADEISARLHETELATKEKMTVVQTLEVQRLSSNKEADELRKAITDLEKEKSRLKRDAEDLQNKSKEVANAQQEQMKQEKTLLQQSFIAEKEELLKKEKLIEDEKKKLESQFEEEVRKGKALKDEQEQQRKQMEEEKKKLKATMDAALKKQQEAEQDMLNKQKEMQDLAKKKLDQEKLLEDENKKLREKLQHLEEIQQQASLTREIQIQTDEVPEGELVHMTMVETTRKVLNGQSTGDEVDSRNGESPLSFDGIREKVPASRLFDVGLLTKKEFDKLKKGKTTVQDLSQTDKLKTILKGNNCIAGLLVHPNQKMSIYQAMKEMKISQSTGLILLEAQAASGFVVDPIKNKKLTVNEAVKEGLVGPELHNKLLSAERAVSGYKDPYTGGKISTFAAMKKGLIVESEAIRLLDAQMATGGIIDPVNSHRVPIETALKQGYLDADMKKILEKPTDDTKGFFDPNTQENLTYKQLMERCTTDPETGLMILPISENAALSARTYTDEEAKDVFNKTNISVPFGKFKGKTITIWEIINSEYFTDDQRKDLIRQYKTGKITIEKIIKIVITVAEEKEKKNEIAFDGLRAPVPATELLESKIIDKDLFNKLHKGNKTVKEVSEMDHVHKSLKGTNCIAGVVIDSTKETLSFYQALKREVVRPTHALNMLEAQAATGFMVDPVNNQKHTVDEAVKAGLVGPELHEKLLSAERAVTGYKDPYTGKTVSLFEAMKKDLINKDQGIRLLDAQMTTGGIIDPVKSHRIPHDVACKRGYFDDQTNKLLNNPTDDIKGFYDPNTQENVTYLQLQKRCVTDKKTGLQLLPLSDQAINSKEEHKYTEAQTKDAMNQATMEVESGPFKGKKVTIWQMLNSEYLTDEQRQDLIRQYRTGKFTIEKIIKIVITVINEKEAMKQEKGNFKGLRTMVPGKSLLDSKIIDKATFDAVQQGKKTAAEVSKDKSVNKYLQGSDSIAGIYNDQTKEKLSIYQAMKKTLLRQTTGVALLEAQAATGFIVDPLKNQFLTVDEAVKSGLVGPELHEKLLSAEKAVTGYKDPYTGNKIALFQAMQKELIPKDQAMPLLEAQMVTGGIIDPVNSHRLPNDVAIQRGFYSKEMANTLSEPTDDNKRFSDPTSDMNVSYKQLKDKCMSDPDTGLCLLTLSKPQSPTIVEKTYLYTEEQTQHDLSGTQVDIPIEGFGDKPMSLWDIMSSNLIPESERAKLMEEYRAGQITKERMIIIIIEIMEQREIIRGENVKTCNTIRRRITIEELYSARVIDQETYNLLKQEKKTIREIMEMQSVKKYLYGTGSVAGVMSDSNNKIGIYQAMKRGLMKSEVAMTLLEAQAATGFMVDPVKNEMLTVDEAVRKGVVGPEIHDRLLSAERAVTGYRDPYSGKIISLFQAVKKNLVTEEYALKLLEAQTATGGIMDPEFNFHLPSDVATGRGYINRETMERLSDEVKGYVDPLTEEEISYANLLKRCKVDPETGLRFLSLADRRLMFKGLRKQITMEELFRSQIIDQKTLTELNEGLVSVEEISSRLQKYIEGESCIAGVYVETNRERLSIYQAMKKNMIRPGTAFELLEAQAATGYVIDPIKNLKLTVNESVRMGIVGPEFKDKLLSAERAVTGYKDPYSGKTISLFQAMKKGLILKDHGIRLLEAQIATGGIIDPEESHRLPVEVAYKRGFFDEEMNEILTDPSDDTKGFFDPNTEENLTYLGLMERCITDPDTGLVLLLLKEKKRERKASSKSSVRKRRVVIVDPESGKEMSVYEAYRKELIDHQTYLELSEQECEWEEVTITSSDGSVKSIIIDRRSGRQYDIDDALARALIDQSSLDQYRSGNLAITEFADMLSGNMGGFRSRSSSIGSTSSTSIRTPATIWNDPTEVTGPVAGILDTDTLEKVSITEAMHRNLVDNITGQRLLEAQACTGGIIDPATGEKFSVADATEKDLVDKIMVDRLNLAQKAFNGFEDPRTKVRMSASQALKKGWLYYEAGQRFLEVQYLTGGLIEPDVEGRVSLEEAIRKSTIDARTAQKLRDVSAYSKYLTCPKTKLKISYKDAMDRSMVEEGSGLRLLEASSQSSKGLYSPYNVSGSGSASGSRSGSRTGSRSGSRRSSFDATGSSFSMNFSSSSLTSTSYGRRYNAGPDSGINMDELAQAITALSMIRPTIQGCSSEELSSFTTFLPLHTSVA